In the genome of Actinomadura graeca, one region contains:
- a CDS encoding DUF397 domain-containing protein yields the protein MSHPSASTPVWRKSSRSSDPDLGVCVEVASIGVTRAIRDSKDPEGPRLSLSMNSWRAFIGAVKADAFEG from the coding sequence ATGAGTCATCCCAGTGCGTCCACGCCCGTCTGGAGGAAGAGCAGCCGGAGCAGCGACCCCGACCTCGGGGTGTGCGTGGAAGTGGCGTCGATCGGCGTCACCCGGGCCATCCGCGATTCGAAGGACCCTGAGGGTCCGCGGCTGTCGTTGTCCATGAACTCCTGGCGCGCGTTCATCGGCGCCGTGAAGGCCGACGCCTTCGAGGGCTGA
- a CDS encoding DUF397 domain-containing protein yields MGGQGDWATASWRKSKRSGSDDPPGGGCVSLAASASCGAIRDTRNPCGTMIIIRKAALRRMLDEIKNGVFDLP; encoded by the coding sequence ATGGGCGGTCAAGGAGACTGGGCCACGGCGTCATGGCGCAAGAGCAAGAGATCCGGCTCAGATGACCCACCCGGTGGAGGATGCGTCTCTCTTGCGGCCTCCGCCTCGTGCGGTGCCATCAGGGACACCAGGAACCCCTGCGGAACGATGATCATTATTCGCAAGGCCGCCTTGCGCAGGATGCTGGACGAGATCAAGAACGGCGTCTTCGACCTGCCGTGA
- a CDS encoding iron-containing redox enzyme family protein — translation MQRTPAKAVPSSAGESAARTLYVTAADPEGAVPGTGLCDDLRAEMRRFEGLDGPGDANGAQPWHSGTGRSRDLDDLQRAVRSWAETAEQRHLLLYEEADTGTRQVLARRAALGCAPLALVSGAWLQWLTGPANADSGVALRILALYASDVGVGRPRGSRGDAYLTVLRRLSLSEHAVPAERLANDPRVADAAFHVPAVLLAMSRRPDVFDAEILGADLCLRAAGRPPALGVVRRAVPDADWDALDPGAARHEDGPRDLDRCRAAVAALLAESTADRVLQGFGWAFAALRWWDGALFEELTASCDPAHEMAELLRLRAREGAVYHRDFRLDGRSLSDWLAECRDDPGPLLSALAASRLIKRGRSADSPLVNGLVGERGRMFRVFSPDDLTVIRRWIDALPRPETAGTAGGVPAGTANGASAGTAGGSPRGNGATGAEPLVLRTPHATEDDSGGRAPETLRAAYHRLQTRAGDPALARYAFGYVHGWLARSRHGIGHGDLPLPERWTPDGLRPWLVEQHDEHGLRFEQNTGAPVPSRRELIDSTVQLAPLTLIDGGWLQGFTDYGHASSEVGHFLFETYWDELGNGEPRLNHPLIYREVLAEMGVRLPPTGSEEFARWPGFEDRSFELPVYWLCIGRFPRTFLPEVLGLNLAMELSGVGGTYRQARIALKSHGFSTRFVDIHNTIDNVASGHSAWAADAVDTYMAGLPALEGPGARTAAWERVRTGYRSLNPPSGRRARRAARRARTKGRSHA, via the coding sequence ATGCAACGCACACCAGCAAAGGCCGTCCCGAGCAGCGCGGGAGAAAGCGCTGCCCGGACGCTCTACGTCACCGCCGCCGATCCCGAGGGCGCGGTTCCAGGAACGGGGCTCTGCGACGACCTCCGTGCGGAAATGCGCCGGTTCGAGGGCCTGGACGGGCCCGGGGACGCGAATGGGGCACAGCCCTGGCACAGCGGCACGGGCCGATCCCGCGACCTCGATGACCTCCAGCGCGCGGTGCGGTCCTGGGCGGAGACCGCGGAGCAGCGCCATCTCCTGCTGTACGAGGAGGCGGACACCGGGACGAGGCAGGTGCTGGCGCGGCGGGCGGCCCTCGGCTGCGCGCCGCTCGCGCTGGTGTCGGGTGCCTGGCTGCAATGGCTGACCGGCCCGGCGAACGCCGATTCCGGCGTCGCCCTGCGGATCCTGGCGCTGTACGCCTCCGACGTCGGTGTCGGCCGCCCCCGCGGTTCCCGGGGGGACGCGTATCTCACCGTGCTGCGCCGGTTGTCGCTGTCCGAGCACGCCGTGCCGGCCGAGCGGCTCGCGAACGACCCGCGGGTGGCGGACGCGGCCTTCCACGTGCCCGCCGTGCTGCTGGCCATGAGCCGCCGTCCCGACGTCTTCGACGCGGAGATCCTCGGCGCCGACCTCTGCCTGCGGGCGGCCGGGCGTCCACCGGCGCTCGGCGTGGTGAGGCGTGCGGTGCCGGACGCGGACTGGGACGCGCTCGACCCCGGCGCGGCCCGCCATGAGGACGGGCCCCGTGACCTCGACCGCTGCCGCGCCGCCGTCGCGGCGCTGCTCGCGGAGTCCACCGCCGACCGGGTGCTCCAGGGCTTCGGCTGGGCTTTCGCAGCCCTGCGCTGGTGGGACGGTGCGCTGTTCGAGGAGCTCACCGCGTCCTGCGATCCCGCCCACGAGATGGCGGAGCTGCTGCGCCTGAGGGCGCGGGAGGGCGCGGTCTACCACCGCGACTTCCGGCTCGACGGCAGATCACTCTCGGACTGGCTGGCCGAGTGCCGGGACGATCCCGGACCGCTGCTCTCCGCGCTGGCCGCCAGCCGCCTGATCAAGCGGGGACGCTCCGCGGACAGCCCGCTGGTCAACGGCCTGGTCGGGGAGCGCGGCCGCATGTTCCGGGTGTTCTCGCCGGACGACCTGACGGTGATCCGGCGCTGGATCGACGCCCTCCCCCGCCCGGAGACGGCCGGGACCGCAGGCGGAGTCCCGGCCGGGACCGCAAACGGAGCCTCAGCCGGGACCGCAGGCGGAAGCCCGCGCGGGAACGGCGCCACCGGCGCGGAGCCGCTCGTCCTCAGGACGCCCCACGCCACCGAGGACGACTCCGGAGGGCGGGCGCCCGAGACGCTCCGCGCGGCCTACCACCGGTTGCAGACGCGCGCGGGCGACCCGGCTCTGGCCCGGTACGCCTTCGGCTACGTCCACGGCTGGCTGGCCCGCTCGCGCCACGGAATCGGTCACGGGGACCTGCCGCTGCCGGAGCGCTGGACGCCGGACGGGCTGCGGCCCTGGCTCGTCGAGCAGCACGACGAGCACGGCCTCCGCTTCGAGCAGAACACCGGCGCCCCGGTCCCGTCCCGGCGGGAACTGATCGACTCGACCGTGCAGCTGGCACCGCTGACCCTGATCGACGGCGGGTGGCTGCAGGGCTTCACCGACTACGGGCACGCGTCGTCCGAGGTCGGGCATTTCCTGTTCGAGACGTACTGGGACGAGCTCGGGAACGGCGAGCCGCGGCTGAACCACCCGCTGATCTACCGGGAGGTCCTCGCGGAGATGGGCGTCCGGCTGCCTCCGACGGGGTCGGAGGAGTTCGCGCGGTGGCCCGGGTTCGAGGACCGCTCGTTCGAGCTGCCGGTCTACTGGCTGTGCATCGGCCGGTTCCCGCGCACGTTCCTGCCGGAGGTGCTGGGGCTGAACCTGGCGATGGAGCTGTCCGGCGTGGGCGGCACGTACCGGCAGGCCAGGATCGCGCTGAAGAGCCACGGGTTCAGCACCCGGTTCGTCGACATCCACAACACCATCGACAACGTCGCCAGCGGCCACTCGGCCTGGGCCGCCGACGCCGTGGACACCTACATGGCGGGTCTGCCCGCCCTCGAAGGCCCCGGGGCCCGGACGGCGGCGTGGGAGCGCGTCCGCACCGGCTACCGGTCGCTCAATCCGCCGTCCGGCCGCCGTGCCCGCCGGGCTGCCCGGCGTGCCCGCACGAAGGGGCGTTCCCATGCCTGA
- a CDS encoding carbamoyltransferase: protein MPDLVLGLSAFYHDSAAALVADGVPIAAAQEERFSRRRHDSAFPANAVRYCLREAGAVLDDVGAIAYYEDPRLKFGRVMATFAGAAPFGFAAFRDVFPTWPSWKLRMARTVERRLGDLGMGRAPGIVIRRHHESHAASAFYPGPYESAAVLCVDGVGEWATTTIWHGQGDRLESLAELRFPHSLGMLYSAFTYFCGFKVDSGEYKLMGLAPYGTPRYAPLIREKLIDLKADGSFRLDLRYFEFLRGQVMTGRAFERLFGGPRRVPEGPLTEREFDLAASVQQVTEDAVMLLARTARRLTGESRLCMAGGVALNCVANGKVARDEGLDELWVQPAAGDAGGALGAALAVALERGASRTDLGTGRDAMSGSLLGPSYGDEEVGAYLDAAGIPYTRPGPDALVRRVAGELAAGRIVGWHQGRMEFGPRALGARSILGDPRDAAMQSTMNLKIKFRESFRPFAPSVLASDAKDYFELGQESPYMLLVADVAPAHRVAADTGGVTGLDLLRVRRSTIPAVTHVDSSARVQTVTEDAGPVYHRLLTAFKEATGCPVLVNTSFNVRGEPIVNTPQEAYACFMRTDIDLLVIGGFLLDKADQPAWREQDDWRSEIPPD from the coding sequence ATGCCTGACCTGGTCCTCGGACTGTCCGCCTTCTACCACGACAGTGCCGCCGCCCTCGTGGCGGACGGCGTCCCGATCGCGGCGGCGCAGGAGGAGCGGTTCAGCCGCCGCCGCCACGACTCGGCCTTCCCGGCGAACGCGGTGCGGTACTGCCTGCGCGAGGCGGGCGCCGTCCTGGACGATGTCGGCGCGATCGCCTACTACGAGGACCCGAGGCTCAAGTTCGGCCGGGTCATGGCGACCTTCGCGGGCGCCGCGCCCTTCGGTTTCGCGGCGTTCCGCGATGTCTTCCCGACGTGGCCGTCCTGGAAGCTGCGCATGGCGAGGACGGTCGAGCGGCGGCTCGGGGACCTCGGCATGGGCCGGGCGCCCGGGATCGTGATCCGGCGCCATCACGAGTCGCACGCTGCATCGGCGTTCTACCCCGGTCCGTACGAGTCCGCGGCCGTCCTCTGCGTCGACGGTGTGGGCGAATGGGCCACGACGACCATCTGGCACGGGCAGGGCGACCGGCTGGAAAGCCTCGCCGAACTGCGTTTCCCGCACTCGCTCGGGATGCTGTACTCCGCCTTCACCTACTTCTGCGGCTTCAAGGTCGACTCCGGCGAATACAAGCTGATGGGACTGGCGCCCTACGGGACACCCCGGTACGCGCCACTGATCCGGGAGAAGCTGATCGACCTCAAGGCGGACGGCTCGTTCCGCCTCGACCTGCGGTACTTCGAGTTCCTGCGCGGGCAGGTCATGACCGGCCGGGCCTTCGAGCGGCTCTTCGGCGGCCCGCGGCGGGTGCCCGAGGGGCCGCTCACCGAGCGCGAGTTCGACCTCGCGGCGTCCGTGCAGCAGGTCACCGAGGACGCGGTCATGCTCCTGGCGCGCACCGCCCGCCGCCTCACCGGCGAGTCGCGCCTGTGCATGGCCGGCGGCGTGGCGCTGAACTGCGTCGCCAACGGCAAGGTCGCCCGGGACGAGGGGCTCGATGAGCTGTGGGTGCAGCCCGCCGCCGGGGACGCGGGCGGGGCGCTCGGCGCCGCGCTCGCGGTCGCCCTGGAACGGGGGGCGTCCCGCACCGACCTGGGCACAGGCCGGGACGCGATGTCCGGGTCGCTGCTCGGCCCCTCCTACGGTGACGAGGAGGTCGGCGCCTACCTCGACGCGGCGGGCATCCCGTACACGCGTCCGGGCCCGGACGCGCTGGTCCGGCGCGTGGCCGGCGAGCTCGCCGCCGGAAGGATCGTCGGCTGGCATCAGGGACGGATGGAGTTCGGCCCCCGCGCGCTGGGCGCCCGCTCGATCCTCGGGGATCCGCGCGACGCCGCCATGCAGTCCACGATGAACCTGAAGATCAAGTTCAGGGAGTCGTTCCGGCCGTTCGCCCCGTCGGTGCTCGCCTCCGACGCCAAGGACTACTTCGAGCTGGGGCAGGAGAGCCCGTACATGCTCCTGGTCGCCGACGTCGCGCCCGCGCACCGGGTGGCGGCCGACACCGGCGGGGTCACCGGCCTGGACCTGCTGCGGGTGCGGCGCTCCACCATCCCCGCGGTGACCCACGTCGACTCGTCGGCGCGGGTGCAGACCGTCACCGAGGACGCCGGGCCCGTGTACCACCGGCTGCTCACGGCGTTCAAGGAGGCGACCGGCTGCCCGGTGCTGGTGAACACCTCGTTCAACGTGCGCGGCGAGCCGATCGTGAACACGCCGCAGGAGGCGTACGCCTGCTTCATGCGCACCGACATCGACCTGCTGGTCATCGGCGGCTTCCTGCTCGACAAGGCGGACCAGCCGGCGTGGCGGGAACAGGACGACTGGCGCTCGGAGATCCCCCCGGACTGA
- the carA gene encoding glutamine-hydrolyzing carbamoyl-phosphate synthase small subunit, protein MPAPGATTASETPAVLLLEDGRAFHGRSYGAVGATVGEAVFATGTTGYQETLTDPSYHRQVVVMTAPHIGNTGVNDEDGESRRIWVAGYVVRDPARTPSSWRSRRPLEEELAGQGVVGIRGVDTRAVTRHLREHGAMRAGVFSGHALARSSGHAGMDALLRTVRRAPRMAGADLSHEVTTVRPYIVPAVGPRRSTVVAVDLGIKAMTPALMAERGMDVHVLPSTCDVDDVYAREPDGVFFSNGPGDPAAMDAHVALLCDVLAKGTPFFGICLGHELLGRALGFPTYKLGYGHRGINQPVRDRGTGRVEITAHNHGFAVRAPADRVPVTAYGRVEVTHVCLNDGVVEGLRCLDLPASGVQYHPEAAAGPHDASYLFDRFAELMSGTAGRSRSTTASRETDHAQAF, encoded by the coding sequence GTGCCCGCACCCGGCGCGACCACGGCGTCCGAGACACCCGCGGTGCTCCTTCTAGAAGACGGCCGCGCCTTCCACGGCCGGTCCTACGGCGCGGTCGGCGCGACCGTCGGCGAGGCCGTCTTCGCCACGGGGACCACCGGCTACCAGGAGACCCTCACCGACCCCTCCTACCACCGGCAGGTCGTCGTGATGACCGCACCGCACATCGGCAACACCGGCGTCAACGACGAGGACGGGGAGTCCCGGCGCATCTGGGTCGCCGGGTACGTCGTGCGCGATCCCGCCCGGACGCCCTCCAGCTGGCGCTCCCGCCGCCCGCTGGAGGAGGAGCTCGCGGGGCAGGGCGTCGTCGGGATACGGGGGGTGGACACCCGCGCCGTCACCCGCCATCTGCGCGAGCACGGCGCGATGCGGGCAGGCGTGTTCTCCGGCCACGCCCTCGCCCGCTCCTCCGGCCACGCCGGCATGGACGCGCTGCTGCGCACGGTCCGCCGCGCACCGCGGATGGCGGGGGCGGATCTGTCCCACGAGGTCACCACCGTCCGGCCCTACATCGTCCCCGCGGTGGGCCCACGGCGTTCCACCGTGGTCGCGGTCGATCTCGGCATCAAGGCGATGACGCCCGCGCTGATGGCGGAACGCGGCATGGACGTGCACGTCCTGCCGTCCACCTGCGACGTTGACGACGTCTACGCCCGCGAACCCGACGGGGTGTTCTTCTCCAACGGCCCCGGCGATCCGGCCGCGATGGACGCGCACGTCGCCCTGCTGTGCGATGTCCTCGCCAAGGGCACTCCCTTCTTCGGCATTTGCCTGGGGCACGAGCTGCTCGGACGGGCCCTGGGATTCCCGACGTACAAGCTCGGGTACGGCCATCGCGGCATCAACCAGCCGGTGCGGGACCGCGGCACCGGAAGGGTGGAGATCACCGCGCACAACCACGGGTTCGCGGTGCGGGCGCCGGCCGACCGGGTCCCGGTGACCGCGTACGGCCGGGTCGAGGTCACCCACGTCTGCCTGAACGACGGCGTGGTCGAGGGGCTCCGCTGCCTGGACCTGCCCGCGTCCGGCGTCCAGTACCACCCCGAGGCCGCGGCCGGGCCGCACGACGCCTCCTACCTGTTCGACAGGTTCGCCGAGCTCATGAGCGGCACGGCGGGCCGGTCGCGGTCCACGACCGCAAGCCGGGAGACCGATCATGCCCAAGCGTTCTGA
- the fxsT gene encoding FxSxx-COOH system tetratricopeptide repeat protein, which translates to MSDRFGDPAARGTGRSGGPAGRPVWHEVSDVIWLAAQMSAAERAARREDDPAEPRAPRADHRRPAGGGSSGADRAKPSEADGPDEASRGFSADVGAATGAPSPVQPATPRAGDPPRLRPLRPPEQNGQAQPPSSSLSAWIAPFAEVRPLTDRRRLEQAFRPFKRTVASRRGEVELDDEPTATRAAQDGLWLPQTRPVPERWLDLDVVVDDGRLAALNRPTTDRFLDCLGAVGAFRIIRAHLLDTDGGETGALTLREPGPLATTHAAAGLTLRGRRDRRLVLVLTDGIGDAWHSGAAQRLLAHWGGQAPVVLINLLTRRQWRRTGLATRAANLFTPGPAVANRFYRVRYPAAPFGGDPDAAPEPANRSHVHVPVVELDAGQLAGWAGFATARRGDWYGAVAVCGDPHEPSRISDPAFVDDAMSAESPPPEIVRRFRAAVSPTVYALAVHLAAAPLNAPVMRLVQRTMLPESRASDLVELVGSGLLNRVAPERGPAADAGDEVVFDFAPGVRDELLAGGLRSDTTRVLTTVAGYLADRVTGLRDLSKLITVPERIDIPELTDELLPFVLPVLHVLKALGGPYRRPADALDAKLRGKTAHFSGKGPDGIARDAGMTGSMQSSLEIAALDEQLTGPEDIIKAPHLGVGVTVRDIPEKAGRKANEPPPVWGNVPPQNISFTGREELLEQLHERLSLGTTAVLPQALHGMGGVGKSQIAIEYVYRHMADYDVIWWIRSERPGQIQQDLAELAAELDLPVSQEVNVAVPAVREALRLGRPYRNWLLVFDNAEELQDVRDFFPTNGPGKILVTSRNQDWTKIAKSLEVDVFAREESKALLRLRGPDLADAKADELAEVLGDLPLAIAQAGVWLAETGMPVDEYLQLFREKHEKAAELLADAALVANELPVAAAWNVSLDRLRTSDPAALQLLQVCAFFAPEPISLQMLSGARNVEGPPELVEALGDPIKRGRAIRAINRYALARISHKDNTIMLHRLVQRVLVGQIPAGEDVELRRCGYQLMTNFDPRDPTVPANWRRYADLLPHVHYSGVVAFDDPWTRRLVLNEIDFLFQWGDHRGFLELAKTAVKIWTETLGEGNEQTQEALLHLGRALRLRGRFQEAYDNHVRVRDLRAEEHGMDDERTIEAQRFVSGDLRYMGQFKQALEHDKRSYEALRRMYGEDDPITLQQAHLYAISLRLNGDFRTARDIDRQTYRHLVVVFGENHGRALSSLAAIAVDEMELGHFDEARELTRQNAQRLESAFGSSYAGLAESLTAFSVMERKAGEHERALDLSTEALERYNEQFGSYHPGSISAALNHAVNLRQVGRLDDSIKLARVTARNFLKMFGPDHPNTPTANVNLAVALRLNGQIDEARKLDEAALDTLSKVLGLDHPRAIVCAINLASDHYTVGDFQEAMERDRRTLERAHRVLGEEHPTALACMFNLGLDLRGLEEVPEADELTERAIDSMRRVHGPKHPATTSAREGVRADCDIYPIPV; encoded by the coding sequence GTGAGCGATCGGTTCGGAGACCCAGCGGCGCGCGGCACGGGACGTTCGGGCGGGCCCGCCGGTCGACCCGTCTGGCACGAGGTCTCCGACGTCATCTGGCTGGCCGCACAGATGAGCGCCGCCGAGCGCGCCGCGCGCCGCGAGGACGACCCGGCCGAGCCGCGCGCGCCTCGGGCCGATCACCGGCGGCCCGCCGGTGGTGGGTCCTCCGGTGCCGACCGCGCCAAGCCGTCGGAGGCCGATGGGCCTGACGAGGCATCGCGCGGTTTCTCCGCCGATGTCGGCGCCGCGACCGGAGCGCCGTCGCCGGTGCAGCCGGCGACTCCTCGTGCCGGTGACCCGCCGCGCTTGCGTCCGCTACGTCCGCCGGAACAGAACGGGCAGGCCCAACCGCCCTCTTCCTCCCTGTCCGCGTGGATCGCGCCGTTCGCGGAGGTCCGGCCGCTGACCGACCGCCGCCGCCTCGAACAGGCCTTTCGCCCGTTCAAACGGACGGTCGCGTCCCGGCGGGGCGAGGTGGAACTGGACGACGAGCCGACCGCGACCCGCGCGGCGCAGGACGGGCTCTGGCTGCCACAGACACGCCCCGTCCCAGAACGGTGGCTCGATCTCGACGTCGTCGTGGACGACGGGCGGCTGGCCGCGCTCAACCGCCCGACGACCGACCGGTTCCTCGACTGCCTCGGGGCGGTCGGGGCCTTCCGGATCATCCGCGCGCACCTGCTCGACACCGACGGCGGCGAGACCGGGGCGCTGACGCTGCGCGAGCCGGGCCCGCTGGCCACCACGCACGCCGCCGCCGGGCTCACCCTCCGGGGACGCCGCGACCGGCGGCTCGTCCTCGTGCTGACGGACGGGATCGGGGACGCCTGGCACTCGGGGGCCGCACAACGCCTGCTGGCCCACTGGGGCGGGCAGGCACCGGTCGTGCTGATCAACCTGCTCACCCGCCGCCAATGGCGGCGCACCGGACTCGCCACCCGGGCCGCCAACCTGTTCACGCCGGGCCCCGCGGTCGCCAATCGGTTCTACCGCGTGCGCTACCCCGCGGCACCGTTCGGCGGCGACCCCGATGCCGCGCCGGAGCCCGCGAACCGTTCCCATGTCCACGTGCCCGTCGTGGAACTGGACGCCGGCCAGCTCGCAGGCTGGGCGGGATTCGCGACGGCGCGCCGCGGCGACTGGTACGGTGCGGTCGCCGTCTGCGGCGACCCCCACGAACCCTCCAGGATCTCGGATCCGGCGTTCGTCGACGACGCCATGAGCGCCGAGTCGCCCCCGCCGGAGATCGTCCGGCGGTTCCGCGCGGCGGTCAGCCCGACCGTGTACGCGCTGGCCGTGCACTTGGCGGCGGCCCCGCTGAACGCACCCGTCATGCGGCTCGTCCAGCGCACGATGCTCCCGGAGTCGCGGGCCTCTGACCTGGTCGAACTGGTCGGCAGCGGACTGCTGAACCGGGTCGCGCCAGAGCGGGGGCCGGCGGCCGACGCGGGGGACGAGGTCGTCTTCGACTTCGCCCCCGGGGTCCGTGACGAGCTCCTCGCCGGTGGCCTCCGTTCTGACACGACACGTGTGCTGACCACGGTCGCGGGGTATTTGGCCGACCGTGTCACCGGATTGCGTGATCTTTCGAAATTGATCACCGTGCCCGAGCGGATCGACATACCGGAATTGACTGACGAACTTCTGCCGTTCGTCCTTCCGGTCCTTCACGTCCTCAAAGCACTCGGCGGCCCCTACCGGCGGCCGGCCGACGCGCTCGACGCCAAACTTCGCGGCAAGACCGCCCATTTTTCTGGAAAAGGGCCGGATGGAATAGCCCGGGATGCGGGAATGACTGGCTCCATGCAGTCGTCGCTCGAAATCGCCGCACTCGACGAGCAGCTCACCGGCCCCGAGGACATCATCAAGGCCCCCCACCTTGGAGTCGGTGTGACAGTTCGAGATATACCGGAGAAGGCCGGTCGCAAGGCGAACGAGCCGCCGCCCGTCTGGGGGAACGTACCTCCCCAGAACATTAGCTTCACGGGACGTGAAGAGCTGCTTGAGCAGTTGCACGAGCGTCTCTCCCTGGGAACCACGGCGGTACTTCCCCAGGCGTTGCACGGAATGGGCGGCGTCGGCAAATCACAGATAGCCATCGAATACGTTTACCGCCATATGGCGGACTATGATGTGATTTGGTGGATCAGATCCGAACGGCCCGGCCAGATCCAGCAGGATCTCGCCGAGCTGGCCGCCGAACTCGATTTGCCGGTCAGCCAGGAGGTCAATGTCGCGGTACCGGCCGTCCGCGAGGCACTGCGCCTCGGCCGCCCCTACCGCAACTGGCTGCTTGTGTTCGACAACGCGGAGGAGCTTCAGGACGTCCGGGACTTCTTCCCCACCAACGGCCCGGGCAAGATCCTCGTCACCTCCCGCAACCAGGACTGGACGAAGATCGCCAAGTCCCTGGAGGTCGACGTCTTCGCCCGTGAGGAGAGCAAGGCACTGCTCCGCCTGCGGGGTCCGGATCTCGCCGACGCCAAGGCGGACGAGCTCGCCGAGGTCCTTGGTGACCTTCCGCTGGCGATCGCCCAGGCCGGAGTGTGGCTCGCCGAGACGGGCATGCCGGTCGACGAGTACCTGCAACTGTTCCGGGAGAAGCACGAGAAGGCGGCCGAGCTGCTGGCGGACGCCGCGCTGGTGGCCAATGAGCTGCCGGTCGCCGCGGCGTGGAACGTCTCCCTGGACCGGCTGCGGACGAGCGACCCCGCGGCGCTCCAGCTGCTCCAGGTCTGCGCCTTCTTCGCCCCGGAGCCTATCTCCCTGCAGATGCTGTCGGGCGCGCGGAACGTGGAGGGCCCTCCCGAGCTGGTGGAGGCGCTGGGCGACCCGATCAAGCGGGGGCGGGCGATCCGCGCGATCAACAGGTACGCGCTGGCCAGGATCAGTCACAAGGACAACACGATCATGCTGCACCGGCTGGTGCAGCGGGTCCTCGTCGGTCAGATCCCCGCAGGTGAGGACGTCGAGCTTCGCCGGTGCGGATACCAGCTGATGACGAATTTCGACCCGCGCGACCCAACGGTACCGGCCAACTGGCGGCGCTATGCCGATCTGCTGCCGCATGTCCACTACTCCGGTGTCGTCGCCTTCGACGACCCCTGGACTCGTCGGCTCGTCCTCAACGAGATCGACTTCCTCTTTCAGTGGGGTGACCACCGGGGCTTCCTCGAGCTGGCGAAGACCGCGGTGAAGATTTGGACCGAGACCCTCGGTGAGGGCAACGAGCAGACGCAGGAGGCCCTCCTCCACCTCGGCCGCGCGCTCCGCCTGCGAGGGCGGTTCCAGGAGGCATACGACAACCACGTTCGAGTCCGCGACCTCCGTGCTGAGGAGCATGGGATGGACGACGAACGCACGATCGAGGCGCAGCGCTTCGTCTCCGGCGACCTGCGTTACATGGGGCAGTTCAAGCAAGCCCTCGAACACGACAAGCGCTCCTACGAGGCATTGCGCCGCATGTACGGCGAGGACGACCCGATCACCCTGCAACAGGCGCATCTCTACGCCATCAGTCTCCGCCTCAACGGCGACTTCCGGACGGCGCGCGATATCGACCGACAGACCTACCGGCATCTGGTGGTCGTCTTCGGCGAGAACCACGGCCGTGCCCTGTCATCGCTGGCGGCGATCGCCGTCGACGAGATGGAGCTGGGCCATTTCGATGAGGCGAGGGAGCTGACGCGGCAGAACGCGCAACGTCTGGAGTCCGCCTTCGGCAGCAGCTACGCGGGCCTCGCCGAGAGCCTGACGGCGTTCTCCGTCATGGAACGCAAAGCCGGCGAGCACGAACGGGCACTCGACCTCTCGACCGAGGCGCTAGAACGCTACAACGAGCAGTTCGGGTCGTACCACCCCGGCTCGATCTCCGCCGCCCTGAACCACGCGGTGAACCTGCGCCAGGTCGGCAGACTCGACGATTCGATCAAGCTGGCGCGCGTGACGGCACGGAACTTCCTGAAGATGTTCGGCCCCGACCACCCCAACACACCGACCGCGAACGTCAATCTCGCGGTCGCCCTCCGGCTGAACGGGCAGATCGACGAAGCCAGGAAACTGGACGAGGCGGCGCTGGACACCCTGTCCAAGGTCCTCGGTCTCGATCACCCGCGCGCGATCGTCTGCGCCATCAACCTGGCCAGCGACCACTACACGGTCGGTGATTTCCAGGAGGCCATGGAAAGGGATCGCCGGACGCTGGAACGAGCGCATCGCGTCCTCGGCGAGGAGCACCCGACCGCGCTCGCCTGCATGTTCAACCTCGGGCTCGACCTGCGTGGGTTGGAGGAGGTACCCGAAGCCGACGAGCTGACGGAGCGGGCCATCGACAGTATGCGCAGGGTGCACGGCCCGAAGCATCCCGCCACCACGTCCGCGCGGGAGGGCGTCCGCGCGGACTGCGACATTTATCCGATTCCGGTCTGA
- a CDS encoding LuxR C-terminal-related transcriptional regulator, whose amino-acid sequence MKKSGLREALRLLVVDSHPIVYAGVSSAAATTQWLMVVGYVRTGQEAVTAVKSHRPDAVLLDLRLPDPLAVKVIQDVRANAPGIKVIIFCARARVDAAVVDSADGLVPKDADPAYLLEVLDRVARGEDVARTAPAKDRTALVRDLRKHGLTDREFEILRRVAMGETNAEIARVTGLASNTVKTYFQRTLEKLGARNRVEAVVHAAEIGLL is encoded by the coding sequence ATGAAGAAGAGCGGCCTCCGGGAGGCCCTGCGCCTTCTTGTCGTCGACAGTCATCCCATCGTCTACGCCGGTGTCTCCAGCGCGGCCGCCACCACCCAGTGGCTCATGGTGGTCGGCTACGTCAGGACCGGGCAGGAGGCGGTCACCGCGGTGAAGTCCCACCGCCCGGACGCCGTCCTGCTCGACCTGCGCCTCCCGGACCCGCTCGCCGTCAAGGTGATCCAGGACGTGCGCGCGAACGCCCCCGGGATCAAAGTGATCATCTTCTGTGCCCGGGCCAGGGTGGACGCGGCGGTCGTCGACAGCGCCGACGGCCTCGTCCCCAAGGACGCCGACCCCGCCTACCTGCTGGAGGTTCTCGATCGCGTGGCCCGTGGCGAGGACGTCGCCCGGACCGCCCCCGCGAAGGACCGCACCGCCCTGGTCCGCGATCTGAGGAAGCACGGCCTGACCGACCGCGAATTCGAGATACTGCGCCGCGTCGCCATGGGCGAGACCAACGCCGAGATAGCCCGGGTCACCGGACTGGCCAGCAACACGGTGAAGACCTATTTCCAGCGGACGCTGGAGAAGCTCGGCGCACGCAACCGGGTCGAGGCCGTCGTCCATGCCGCCGAGATCGGCCTTCTCTGA